Part of the Verrucomicrobiota bacterium genome is shown below.
GCACCTGCGCCGCCAGCGCCTCCACTTCCGACGAGGCGCGGATCAGTTTAAGCCCGTCGCGCAGCCATTGCACCACCGCCCCGGCGATAAAGACACTGCCTTCGAGCGCATAGGTGGTCCGGTCGTTGCGCCGCCAGCCGATCGTCGTGAGGAGCTTGTTCTTGGACGGCACCGCTTCGGTATCCGTGTTCATCAGCAGGAAGCAACCCGTGCCGTAGGTGTTCTTGGCCATGCCCGGCTTATGACACATCTGGCCAAAGAGGGCCGATTGCTGGTCGCCCGCAATCCCGGCGATCGGCACCCCGGCCATCGAGCCGGCCGTCTCGCCGTACACTTCGCTGGAGCTCTTGACCTGCGGTAACACGGAGGCCGGGATGTTGAGGGCCTTGAGCAGTTCCTCATCCCAGCGCCGCGCGTGGATGTCGAACAGCATGGTGCGCGAGGCGTTGGTCTCATCGGTCACGTGTACCCGGCCTTCGGTCAGCTTCCAGATGAGCCAGGTGTCGACGGTGCCGAAGGCCAGTTCACCGCGTTCGGCCCGTTCCCGCGCGCCGGGCACGTTATCCAGCATCCAGGCCAGCTTGGTGCCCGAAAAGTAGGCATCGATGACCAGACCGGTCTTTTGCTGCACGGTTTGGGTCAGGCCCTTGGCCCGCAGTTGGTCGCACATGCCCGCTGTACGGCGATCCTGCCAGACGATCGCGTTGTGGACCGGTTGTCCGGTCCTGCGGTCCCAGACGAGGGTAGTCTCGCGCTGGTTGGTGATGCCGATGGCCGCGATGTCGCCGGCCCGGATCCCGGCCCGGGCGATGGCATCGGCGGCCACGCCGATCTGGGAGGACCAGATCTCGTTTGGATCGTGTTCGACCCAGCCGGGCTGGGGAAAAATCTGGGTGAACTCGAGTTGAGC
Proteins encoded:
- the glpK gene encoding glycerol kinase GlpK; protein product: MPDYLLALDQGTTSSRALVLESSGKVVAVAQLEFTQIFPQPGWVEHDPNEIWSSQIGVAADAIARAGIRAGDIAAIGITNQRETTLVWDRRTGQPVHNAIVWQDRRTAGMCDQLRAKGLTQTVQQKTGLVIDAYFSGTKLAWMLDNVPGARERAERGELAFGTVDTWLIWKLTEGRVHVTDETNASRTMLFDIHARRWDEELLKALNIPASVLPQVKSSSEVYGETAGSMAGVPIAGIAGDQQSALFGQMCHKPGMAKNTYGTGCFLLMNTDTEAVPSKNKLLTTIGWRRNDRTTYALEGSVFIAGAVVQWLRDGLKLIRASSEVEALAAQVPDNGGVYLVPAFAGLGAPHWDAYARGAIVGLTRGATNAHVARAALEGIAYQVADLLFAMEADSGIQLKELRVDGGASANNLLLQFQADLLGIPVVRAKNPETTALGSAYLAGLAVGMYKSPDEIAAQWASDRTFEPNMAESEKNRLRQEWSKALERAKRWIEA